The Mytilus edulis chromosome 5, xbMytEdul2.2, whole genome shotgun sequence genomic interval AAGAACTAGAAAGATATAAACACACTCAAAACTTGCATTATAAACATTATTATATAACATAGCTCATGTAATTTAATGTATAAATCTTACATACAATATTAAATTTAccgaaaaaaatatagaaatgaacattgctatgtgtttctttattctacattggctagaggtatagatggagggagggttgagatctcacaaaacatgtttaaccccgccgcatttttgcgcctgtctcaaatCAGGAGCTACTGGcttttgctagtcttgtatgtttttatggttttagttcatttatatgtttttgaagttTAGTGTGGCGTCCATTTTCAATGAATTAATGCACTATTTCATTTAGTGGTCAGCTGATGACCACCTCCGGATGCgaaattttctcgctgcgttgaagaccaattggtggccttcggctgttgttgtCTCTTGGACATATTTcacccatttcaattctcaattttattttatgatcAAAATTAACGTAATGGAACAAGATACTGATTTTGATGGGTGtattttggaagaaaatatattttaagtaaattttcatcatttttgtaggtgtttatgttattttttcttatatacattagagttatctctctttgtagGAATAATTTGAATTACATCACAGAGGAACTCAAGAATCCATATGTGTAAGgctaaatatatttaaaaaaataaaatgaaaattcatcGTTCTTTAACATTCTACAAATATCACGTGCACACTCAGCGGGATAGCCTACTCAGTAGTCTTGGTTAATTTGATGTATGAAAGATCAGTCAATAATAAGAGATAGagatcacaggcacttgtttctatccatacgaaggtcgactatggatagtcgaccttcgtatggatagaaacaagtgcctgtgatagaGATAGTGTttcatcatgaaatatttgccactggacgttaagcaaccaacaatcaatcaatcatcatgtACATAACtttttgtataatattatattcatatgtactattattttttgtttagtaTAACAAACATTATATTACagtgttatttttcttttaagtttatTGTATTGCTGCATTGCACAAAActgaaaagttttaaataaaaacaaacattaacttttaaattttaattaatgtaGGATAAATAATAAATGCGAAGGAACTGCTTTAAGTTAGACTAAGTATTTTGTTTATAGACTAATTATGGACCCAGCGGATCCGTTTTGTCGGTATTCTACCAATATGAATTGGCACATATACATCTGTTTCTAAGCTAATGAGAAATGTTCAAGTTAAAGATTCATACGATTCGCTTATGCTTTTGTCGCGTGTTTTGTATATTTAGATTTTGATCATCAGTAAAATATGATTGCCTCTAAATCATATGAATACTTTCTTTTTGGAACACATTTTTCCTTAATTGTAGAAATCTATCTCGAGCTAACATTGTAATATTGTTACCTCTAAATCATATGagtactttttgttttgaaacacATTTTTCCTTGATTGTAGAAATCTACCCCGAGCGAACATCGTTGGTGTACTGTTAGTGACCGTTCTCTATGTGTTAGCCAATATTTCATATCTGGTTGTGTTGGGAACAGATGGCTTGTTGGAATCTGATGCTGTTGCCGTGGTAATGTTGCTATCATAATTGAGTTACTAGTATTCAATAATTATTGTAATCCTcaagttttatataatttttaaactaAGGGCAGTAATTTCATCAAAAAGGCCAAGACACGTGGTAAAAAGCATATAaataaagtacatatatataggGTTTTGCCATATGACGAGCACGTCCACATCCAACCCCGCTTGTCGGTctatagtacaaagcagggttctAGTCCTGAATATGCACTGATTTGTCACTGGACTCTAAACAGACATCCATAAATtcattaaatgtaaaatttcttcgaatctcAATAGAATATCAGATGATGATGTATAAAAATTCAAAGTATACTAATAACAAATTTCCCCAACATGTTCATATATACTATATTAAGTGTTATCTAAATTAAAGTACTCTTTTCTTGAACGATACGTGTATGTATATGTGTGTACGCTAGTTATTAGCATTTTGAATTTCAGACATGGGGAGAGGAAGTACTTGGATCTGCTGGTATTATAATGCCAATATTTGTTCTGTGTTCAACATTTGGTGCTGCAAATGGATCCTTATTTTCAGGGGTCAGGTAAGTTATATCGGTATTTAGATCGCCTAGTAGTTGCATTAGATGATGCTTCAATATGATAtagttattttgattggctaacagtgATTTCGCGAACTTCTGAAATTaacattcattacacaataattacattagatgtatgtttcattgtgatactttattctgattggctaactgcacatcacgtgttattccgtaagcaattgcattgctcaataaaacttttcattcatgataacacgtggttccacaataaagtgcacagattttattaaataaaacaatagtaaaattcgtgttttcatggtcattgctaaaaaatgtaattataagtattgaatgcttctttttgtaacttcatagggttgtaaaagcgttgaccgtgcgcacatttttagtatacaaaatgtacttcggtcaacgcctttacaccccaatgaagttacaaaaagaagcattcaattcttaaatgaatatGACACAAGGTCCCACAATcaaataaagtgcacaggtaaattaaagaaCAACTGgatagaaatcgtgttttcataatcatagctaaaaaatgtaattattattattgaatgctcatttttgttactttatagggttgtaaaagcttcGACCGTGAGCACAGTttaacaaaatgtacttcggtcaacgcttttacaccccgaTGAAGTTACTAAAAGAGGCCTTCAATTCTGAAATAAAGGACagttttaacaacatttttaGCTGGTTAAGCATGCAGTTTATAGGGGATATTTGATTAcgaatgatatttttttgtagactttcggcttttgtattcttttaatttaataCAATGTCTTTTGTTTTCGGTGTAATTTTTTTCTCTGTCGTTTCCGTGCTTCGAAATCCGCAAAATTACATACTTTAAAGTAAGTGTTTCAAAATACAACAATGGGACTGAAAATTAGAAACTGGGAATATGTCAATTGGACAACAACACGTCATGATTTTTGATAGTCAATAACTGGCTGTTTTAGATAAATAAGAATTTGATTAATGATGTATTCCGTGTGTGGAAAAAACTGCCGTTCTAGGTCCATAAGTtgacatttgaaatatttttgctAGACCCTTTTGTGTAAATTCCCGCAAGAGAAATGGATTATTGCGCATACAAACAGTTGGCTAATTTGGATGGTGAAGAATcgaaaagataaaataatgttgaactcatttggtctcttgtgaagatttgtctTATACAATCAAACCACATTTTTGTATGTTCACAAAAATTAAtagaaatttctttaaaaaaattatcaaaaatatcagaGGCAAAATAAATTAGGGTTCAATCCCTGATAGGAAATACAGTGAAATAGTTGTTGGATGGACCAGATTCGATGATTTCCATATCCACCAATCAATGGTTGTTATTgtcaaaatgattatttttttaacttgtatgtcgacataaaacacaaaacattTGCACTGTAAAAATCGTGCTTAGAATTTAAACACTTGTGATACATGTTTAGATCTAAACGTGTTTAGGATtgtgtttaatttctaaacacatttttcagtaagcacataatatttaaacatgaCGTGAATTTAAACAcgtttaaaaatgaaagtgtatagaaattaaacatatttttctaaGCTTAACCCGATTCTAAACACAATCCTAAACACATTGTACTGTGACACGTTTAgatctaaacatgtaaaaaaagtaCACAAAAGATGTGCTTAGAATTGTGTTTAGGATCTAAATACCATTTTTACAGTGTGTAATCGTGAAATTTCAGAACACTATACTCTGCTGCCAGAGATGAACAATTTCCAGAAATATTGTCATATGTAAACTGTCGAAGGTATACACCAATTCCTTGCCTAATATTTACAGTAAGTTAACTTCTAAAATCTAAATATCAATCACTTTTCGAGTTATTTATGAATATCTAagcaagtgtggacacagatcagtgtgaaTATTGAGTTTTGATACTTTAGGACTTCCATACTGAATTTTGTACATTAACTAGAGGAAAGAAAGAACATATGCCATTTGAAAATAAACTTTTACATGACTGCAATGAGAGATGATTTGCTCATAATTGATTCTGAAACAACTGTAACTCAATTGTaaattatctttcttttttttaatgtttcttccTTAATTTGAGGGTTTTCGTGTCCTTTTTCTCGTCTAAAGTACTTTGGATCCGTTTGATTGTGCGGGATGTATGTACAAGCCCCGGCTTGGCTATTTTGGAATTGGGCGTTCAATCACATTCcctgtaaatacaaatataaacttGAAACTTTATTTTGAGGGGTCATATAGAGAGAGGGAATGCAAGATCACCTTTCGGAGACCTTTCACTATTTGATTCAGACTTGGGAATTGGATATATACTAGGTTGTGTATACCattactttaaataaaatcatGATAACTATCCAAATATTATATtcatagattatcgttgatcatctcaacgagattgatattctcgcttgagccgagacggcgaaagcgagaaaggcaatcgagttgagatgatcaatgataatctgtttatcgctatttcaCCTATGACGACGATGTCAATTTCATGCCAATTTCGTTAGTaacgccacgtgcctgcttagtttctagcgataattttccatctcacgcgagtagcatgatatgacaattatcacaaaaacagatcaaaggaaaaatgcacaaaatagcgataaatatatatatatatcctaaaTACTGTATACATGTACGTATCGCTATTTGTGCGAATGTCAAATCATTCATAGACCTTACTCCTCCTGCTCGGCGAAGATGGAtatcttttgttcattttttttttatataactttcccAATGGAAAGCTGAACTTTTGGTATGCAGAGAGAACTTACCAATACTCGTTACCTTTGCAGGCAATCTTATCCTTATTAATGTTGATTCCCGGTGATATTGGACAATTGATCGACTTCTTTAGTTTTGCCGCATGGCTGTTTTATGCACTGGCCATCgttagtttgtttattttacgATGGAAAATGAAAGATGCTCATAGACCAATAAAAGTGAGtattatgtttaaatatttacacACCTTATAGTCCAGTGTGTTGTTATTTATATAAGAAGAGACCAAATTCCACCTATAAGAGACTTAATTAAGAACCAAGCTCTGGGTACATGCTCAACAATTAAGGCAATTTTTAGATAATATTTGTTTTAGCAAACAAGAAACacatttttgtagaaaaaaagaataaatattagAAATCTATGCAAACACGTTTGTTTCCAATTATCTATAGCAATTGCGAGAATTCTTTATGACCTGGTTACTCACCAACAACATACATATAAAATTGATGTTAAACTATTGTTTAAATCTAATTGTCATGGTCAAAgagaatccaccattttctacataagaaaaagcctgtaccaagtcaggaatatgacagtttttatccattcgtttgatgtgtttgagattttaattttgccatttaattagagactttccgtttgaattttccacggagttcagtatttttaggACCTTAATATCATGCACGTTACTTGTATATGAAAGTTCTTAATCTATTTCATGACAAAGTACACTTTATTTTTAGGTGTTTTTATTGCTGCCAATGATATTTTTGGCCTGTTCTATTTACCTTGTTATTGCACCAATAATTCAAGATCCAAGAATAGAGTTTCTTTATGCTGCTATTTTTATGGTCGGTGGTCTTGTGTTTTATATTCCATTAGTTCATTTCCAATTGATGACAGGGCGATTTGGTACGTATGTTAAACAGATTTAAGATAGCATTGCACTTACTATCAGAATTTTCTAGTAAACTAATAAGTGACTGAAAACCCATAAACTAAACGACCAAAAAGTAGCAAATAAATATTACAAAGAACAACAAATCTACAACACTTAATTCTTAATTAaaattacattcatttgtaagttcATCAGAAATAAACAGATATGTAATCGAAAGAACAAGAGAAAATTACAAAACCAAAATGTCAATGTAaagttaaggagatgtggtataacaACTGTTCAATAAGAAACCTTTAACAGTTTAAAACACTTTTTAGAAATCAATGCCAAAACTCGAATATCAACAGAATGAAGAACCATTAGTTTTCATAACTGTATATCAAtgcataaatttaccaaattggAAAAGAGGGCTCTTTATTGCATTAAGCttttccgtccgttcgtccgtcatCATCCGTTCGTCCCTCAATTATTTCTCTCAAATATTTAACAgaattatggcatatttgatcaTCGGTTTCATAGCGAGGATTTCTAACGTGGGAATACTTTTCAGATCTGTCAGATATTTTCTACCTGCTTGTCGATactttgatattttcaaaataatttttatggtataaactttaaaaagcaCATATCTAAACGTAAAATGTGTAGCTATTGTATGCTTAAGTAAATAGCATCCAGTAATTATACCAATGAGATGAGTGTGATGAAATActaaattagtatggcgttcattatcactggactagtatatatttgtttaggagccagctgaaggacgcctccgggtgcgggaatttctcgctacattgaagacctgttggtgaccctctgctgttgtttttttatttggtcgggttgttgtctctttgacacattccccatttccattctcaattttatagtattatACTTAAAAAATACTTCGTGTATTGTGATTAGTCTTCCTCTTACAATATCTACCAGAAGGAAACatctattgaattgttttatattgtcatttcgggccttttatagctgactttgctgtatgggctttgctcattgtcgaaagccgtacgatgacctttagttgttaatttctgtgtcattttggtctcttgtggacagttgtctcattggcaatcataccacatcttcttttgttatatctaaaataaaaattgatttttaatcGGCCATTGATTATAGAAGAGGGATAAGCTAGTATGTGGTGTTGCCACATATATGCTAACAGAACAAAGTACAGGTTCCTGCCCGGGTTGGGGAGGAATTCAGGTCTACTCATAGCATTTGTAGGTTGATTTTTACGCACTATATACTATCAGAGAAACAGACTTCTAATACTttacatactaaaataaaataaaattgagaaatggggaatatgtaccgcatatataaacttgtattttattcttttatagaCAAAGTCACTCGATTTTTACAGAAACTTATGGAAGTTGCTCCAAGTCCGTATGTTCCAGACTTtgactgaaaatagaaaaaaatagacaCAGAAACTAAAAGCAATACGAATGATTGATATAGTACTATATAGTCGACAATTATATCAAGGTGAACGAAAGAAAATATcttaaattaatattttcattaattgGAGAAAGTGCATATTTTCACCCGCTATATAATCCAAATATTGATTTGTTTGATACAATCccttcctttgttttttttttatcatacattaTTGTATCATTCCAAAAAATGTATGCAGAATATTATACCACATTTTTGTCTAGGATGATCACCGCgctatatattaaaataattatgtatattgtacttcaactacatgtatgcattgtactactgtacatttCAATTTATTGTTTTGGAAGATTGAATTGTAAACTTTATTATATATTAGAATAAATTAAAACAGTCTAAAAGTAGCGACATCAGACATATTTAAAAGCTGTTTTCATGCAACATTTCAGATATATAAGATTTTAGGTGATAATGTTAGATTTTTAATGTCAGGAATAATCTCGAAGTTCTAGGGTTACCTTATGTTAAGCAATGGCATTATTTGGGTCTCAAGTAAGAAAAATAATATctataatcaattaaaattttgGTAATGACCTTAttatgagctattgaagtcttcTATGAAAAAACAAGAGCCTGACATAGGACATAATATTTTACACTGTATCGTAGCAGAAGAAACGAAGGAGTCCGAACATATGAGATACAAATTCCTAAACTTGACTTGACTACATCCTTAAGATGATTATTGTGTTAATGTGCTCGTCATACCTCATAAACATTGATGAAATGAAGGCTACAAGACAAACTAGTCATCAGTTCTCAAAGATCGCCGTTAGGGGAGTTTCTCTATTGTAGTAAATCTTAGTAGCTTTTATCCGTGTTTCAGATCTATCATATTGTATTCTCAAATTTAAATGGTGGTCACTAGTTATTTgttcaaaatagtaataaaagtGTCAAAGTATCACTAAAAAACCGAATGACATTTGTATACTATTACATATTTACGCAGTGATAAAGTCTGTACGGTTCATTAGAGCAGAACGTCCCGTTTTctttttataagtttaaaattAAATCCAGTTAATTTGTAAACACCCACACTAGCGTGTATAGTCTGTTCTGTCAATGCAGTCCTTTTATGTAAAATATACAAGATGGAAAATAAATCGTATTCAGGTAAGAAACCTTAAAAAAATACTAGTACGACAAAATAACGTtcaaaaatatagatataaatataaactttatattaCTATTAGGTGATACTTATGAGCTAATGAACTTTTAACATCAAACTCTACAGGTGTCACATTATATGCTTTCTTTTCAGTTATAGATACATATACAATGTGTTATTTTGTAGTTAAGAATTTGAAATCGCGCAAATGCTCCAAAAATTTATCAGTCAGTGCATTCCGTCCCCTATATGTGAAAATACCTTACAATATTAGTCAAAACGGAAGTATAATATAGTTTTAATGAACTTACTAATAACCATGATAAGGTCAAGGTACAATAATAAATGGGCGATGTCATTTTATATGTTTGTTAGTcaactttgatgattttttttgtgttactgCTTATAAACTGTGTCTCTAATCATTTTCATTGGTACAGTATctattttgacaaatttatcgAAAAATTTACTTTCGTGTATAATTCTTTTACATagatattttacatattatatatgctacttgtattttgttgaacactgacatccacgaaaattggtatccgcGAATAACATTGAATCCAATTTGTGTCATATATAAGATAAAAGAGTTTGATAGAAGTCCTCAGAGTATGATATGTTTCGCCAATGTGTGTACAATTTCTTGACAAAATATAGCTAACGAAAATACATcatattttcaagaaaaaaaaaaatatattactacTATTTGTGCCGTCCGTTCAAGTTTAATTTCATGTACGacttcaaataaatattatagaAAAAGTGTCGAATGAACGCCTATCTAATTCAAAAGCCTTCTCATGATGACTTGGCCAGTGTCTGTACTTCAGTGTGAATATATAACATATGGCGAAAAAGGTATAATTCCAAGCAATGTTCAACGCAACGCAGCGAGAATCTCCCGCACCCGGatgagtccttcagctggccccaaaac includes:
- the LOC139523780 gene encoding b(0,+)-type amino acid transporter 1-like (The sequence of the model RefSeq protein was modified relative to this genomic sequence to represent the inferred CDS: added 539 bases not found in genome assembly), whose amino-acid sequence is MDNAGYKGEPYDENELRKRPINGDVDRSGADGGVVIENTVTLKKTVGLISGTSFIVGTVIGSGIFISPKGVLTETGSVGLSLVVWGLGGMLSLLGSLSYAELGCIIRKSGGEYAYIGAAMGRVLAFLFAWTKIIVLTPSSVAIITLTFAQYFITFFPYCGIPEVPLKIIAATIIVTLTIINCYDTRAGANVQVIFTAAKLIALVIIVIGGLVKLGQGHTATMKTGFDGTVGSASGVALAFYDALWAYDGWNNLNYITEELKNPYVNLPRANIVGVLLVTVLYVLANISYLVVLGTDGLLESDAVAVTWGEEVLGSAGIIMPIFVLCSTFGAANGSLFSGVRTLYSAARDEQFPEILSYVNCRRYTPIPCLIFTAILSLLMLIPGDIGQLIDFFSFAAWLFYALAIVSLFILRWKMKDAHRPIKVFLLLPMIFLACSIYLVIAPIIQDPRIEFLYAAIFMVGGLVFYIPLVHFQLMTGRFDKVTRFLQKLMEVAPSPYVPDFD